GATAACAAGGAGGCGTCCAACATCGTCAAGGAGCATCCAGTAAAGTCTATCAGATGGAAATCCTCAACTATCCTCCTCACTTGCTTAGGCATGCGACTCTCGgggaagttcttcaacttcgaCCCGTGAGAAGCGACCTTCAACACTGAATGCTCCTGTAACAAAATAATACATCTAAACATTTAAACAAGACCAATATTACAAATATCGGGTAATATTGGCAAATGATAATAGTACCGGACATTTGGAAATTTCTGGTAAAAAATATCGGAAATTTcacaaaaaatacaataaatcTTACTTGTTTTTGTCAAATTCCGATAAGCCTTCTAAATTTTCGGTAACgtcaaaaaatttgaaaaatccaATTCTTCACGTAAATTTCTGAAAATGCGACAATAAATATTGGTTGGACAATTTAGTCTTTTCATAAATTTGGGGAGGTGGCATGTATAATTCTCAAGAAACTCAGTAGAAtaaaattttggtaaaaaaaagtGCAGAACATATTTATGTCtccttatgaaaaaaaataaaaaaacatttttaagaCAACAAAGAGAAATCTTTTGtattgttcaaaagaaaaattatttggaagttatctttataaaaaaaaaattgttaaattaTCATATAAATAAATTTGTTGAAGGCTTATATTCACCAGTCCTAAAGATTAAAGGATTTAAGATTTAAGATGCTACTctcaaaattaaattagacaacccctcaattttttaaatataaaaatatcttttttaaaaaaacaaaaatttcaaaatcatgaTGAACATTTTTGGTATAAATTTTTTTCTGATagttcatttgaaatttctggtatgttacaatttttttggaaattttaaaatttactattttgtaccaaaattttatttcatttgaaatttttagaatttttcaaaataatttgaactATCGAAAATTTCAGAATTTTGGTAAGATTTATCGGAAATTTTGAGATTTCCGTGAAATTTCCGATATTccactaaaattttaaaatttccactAAATTCTACCGGATCAAGGTGGACGTCTTCGGGCTCCACCACCTATGCCTTGGGATGATTAGATTTGAGGGGGGATTCATCACCGTAAAAGTGCGTTTAATAAGCCTCAAATATGATGTGTGCGTTTGGGCCATATCATAATCACATAATTGTGCTAAGTTTGTATTAGATGCATAATATGGCATGAGATGTGTTTGAAGCCGTGTCAGAATTACATAGAAACGTTAAGTATGTATCAGATACACATTCATGCAAACAGTGCGTATTAAGCCGTATCAAAATTACATAAATGCATTAAATTTGTATCAGATACACATAAGTGTGTTAAGTTTGTATCAAAAACGTATTCATGAACTTCATCTTTATTCTACTGTTACAGGCTTTCTACCCGAAAGAACGACAAAGAAACAGacgacaatatatatatatatatatatatatatatatatatatatatatatatatatatatacacacgtatatttttatgttactaattaatagacttttttacaaataaataaataactaccAGGGTGGATAATGTCAAAATAAACTCTGACTTGATGCCTCTTTCATTTTTTCCCTCTATAAATAGTATAGTCTCAATAATTACAAATAATTACATAATTATCACTACTAACTACAAATATCTTAatttgaattataattatatacaATTAGTAATTTCTCAAGttatacaaaatataataggaaactAATAATATCATATTTCCTTATTGACAAATAACCCTCAACGGTGATTTTGGTGAGGTCGGATGGAGTCTGGACCCTCGGTCGTTTTCCTTCTCCTCCCGGGGTTTGGGTTGATTGTATTTTGCTCTTCAAAGTGCTTCCTTTGAGTGGATGGCATCAGCGGTTCCTCGTCTTGCGTTTTTCTGCCGGTGAATTTTGGATGGTCCATTTCTCTGGCCTATGAAGAAGGAACGAAAGTTACCCTCTGTATAGTCGTTCCTTCAAAACAGATACTGCTGAGCTGCGGCCAAATGCTGATATCGACCGATCTTTTCACAACCGAGGTCTGGGATATCTTTCGGTGGGTATTCTCGGTGAACCCCTGCTTCGATATTCGGTTGGTGGAGGCCTTGGTGCATCAAGTGGAAGTACGGGTACCTATGAATTTTTGAGCTTTGATATTCGATATTCGTTTGGTATCCGCTTGGCATTAACTAATAACTTGTAGTATTCATGCGTTATTACCTACGAATTTGCGGTATCCTTCTAGAATCGCCCATCTCCTTATCCCGATAGTAGTGGGAAGTACGGGTACAACATGGTCGGACGATGGATTTCGAAACTTTGACCATACTTTCATCAGAATTATGTTCAAACCCCGACACAACCCTAGATCTGGATCTAGAATTCCCCCTTTTTCTACTTTGCGGAGCTTTCGAGGGAGAATGATGGTTAACTGAACTGACTGTCATGGATTTTTGTTTTCGCTTATCTCGATTCTGAGATCTAAGGGAGTAGTGGACTATGAGATCGAAAAATAAGCGTAGACTCGCAGAAGTCGTTGGAATCAGAAGTTTAACATGTCTTTGATTCAATAGTATAGGAAAATTACGACTTGGTAAATTGGAAAATGAATATGAAATCATAGAAATTGTAGGAATCGAAAGTCGATTCCCACAGAAACTTTCATTTATAGTCGGAAGCCGGGAATGGATAATCTTAATCCACGGAGGAATCAGAAATAATGAGATGATGGTTTTGGGCGGTGCCTCCAATACAGTGGCACGTGGTGGAATTGCATGGTTAACACTCCAACGCGCAAGTCAAATCAATACTTGAGATGTGTAAAGTGAAAACaagatacacacacacacacacatatatttttatgttaataatGAATAGAattttatacaaataaataaataactgtcTGGGTGGATAACCCTCAACAGTGACCTTTGTGAGGTCAGATGGAATCCGGACCCTCGGTCATTTTCCTTTTTTCTCTCGGGGTTTCGGATTGATTGTTCTTTCTGTTTCAAAGTGTTTCCTTTGAGAGGATGACATCTGAGGTTCTTTGCCTTGCGTTCGTCTGCCCGTGAATGTTGGATGACCGACTTCTCCAAGCTCTGAAGAAGGAACGAAAGTTACCCCTCCTGTCTAGTCGTCCCTTCGAAATAGATACTGTTGAACGGCGGGCGGAAGTTGATATCAGACAGTCTTTTCGCAATCGGGGTCCAGGATTTCTTTCCCTGGGTATTCCCAATGAACTCCTGTTTCGCTATATAGTTGGTGGAAACTCTGGTGCATCAAGTGGAAATGCTATGGTATCCATAAGATGCCCCCGATATGTGATCAACGCTCGGCGTTAACTACGAACTCGTAGTAACCAGGCGTCATTAACTGCAAAATTGTGGTATCCTTATGGGATCAGCTGTGTCTTTATCTTGGCAACTGTGGGTAGTAAGAGTGCAACAAGGTCGGACGATGGATTACGAGACTACAATCCAACTTTCATAAAAATTGTATTTAGAATCCGACGCAACCCTAGGTATGGATATGGGATTCTCCCTTTTTCTACTCTGTGGAGCTTTTGAGGGAACCAGGGAAATTGACGATGAAGGATCGAGGTGGAATAGTGGTTAACCGAACCGACTCCCATTATTTTTTTCGTTTTCTCTTTTCTCCCTTAGGAGATATGAGGGAGTAGTGGACTATGACATCGAAAAGCAAGCCTAGATTCGCAGAAGCCGTTGGAATCAAAAGTTTAACACATCTTCGATTCGGTATTCTAGGAAAGTCTGGATTTTTGGTAAATTGAAAACTGGATATGAAATTGTGGAAATCAGAACACGATTCCCACAGATGACGCCATTATTTCTGTCGGGAGCCGAGAATGGATAATCAAAATCTACGAAGGAATAAGAAATGATGAGATGATGATAATGATCGTGGTGGTTTTGGATGGTGCCTCCAATTTATAGTGGTATGGGGTGTAACTGCATGATTAATCCAACGCGCAAGTAAGATCAAAATTTAAGATGGATAAAGTGAAATTGGAGATTGGAGGTTGTGTATGTTTTCATTGACTTTTTATATCCGGGTCGAATAAAGTGGACCTTGGTTGATTGGGTCTTTGGCCGATGCATAACAAAAAcgcatttaatattttttttataaaaaataacatataaaataaataatttttttcaaataaattataatataaaccAGAGCAACtaactttttaaaaaaacaaatacaatGTCAACATATTGCAATCTTTAATCTAGAATAgtccaatttttttagtttttcccGTTTAGTTTTATCCTTATGTgtctatttttaaaacaaataacaaataGAATGTCGACATATTGTGACTTTTTAACCTCTCCCCCACTCTCTCAATGAAACAAGTTGACATTTTGCACACTCATCACACAAAATCTAAACTCAAACACAAACCTTGAGTATTTTCTATTACCATGATGTTCTTATAATCTAACAATCTAGAAGCTACTTTATAAACCAGCATGATTCATGTTGTCACTAAAAGCCAGGTAAATTATTCAACTCTATAGTCTCTAATTTTTTATTACATATATGAATGTTTCTTTATAGACTCTTTCAAATGATTCTTGAAGAATTTTTCTTCTGGTATaatgctattattattattattctcttttctctatcatgttattattttttattatagatAAAGTATTTTCCTTTATGCTAAATTCTGTATTATCAAGATGAGAATCCAACTGGGTAGTTTTTAGTTTGGTCAATTAAGCTGGTTTGAGAATCACTTTTACCCCTTCAAcatataatttcaattttttatttgattttttttatatattaattcttGATCAGGACTACTCAAATGAaagttttttttactatttttgttCTAAGTATATGCTTCTTGCATATATTCTATAACAAGTCATTGTTAGGGTTCTAATTAGGGTTTTAAATAAAGGTATATGACTGCTAATTAAGTCGCGATGTAATGCCGCATCAGTCGTATTTTATGTAGAACCAACACCTCTGAAAAAAGGTATATCCCTGTCAGTGTCGGTGTCCGAAACCAATACAATAGAtatgattatgtttaatttattcgtttttttcaaattattaccgaCATCGATGTATCAGAGTCGGTGTCATATTTTtagtgtccgtgcttcataagTCGTATTTGACCATGATTCTTTAAATATAAATCGCGACGAGGCTATAACGGTCACAGCGACCACTCTTTAAAACATGGTCATTAGGTCTGTTTGGCATAAAATCAAACAGAAGTAAAAGACAATGAACTAATCGATTTTTGTTAATACAGTTCGGCTAATGGTGCCTACCTCTGCGATAAAATAGGGTTATAGTGTTACAAGTCATATATATAATTCTACAGTTGAATTCACAAAGATACCTTGAACCATACTCAACAGTATGTTTGATTTTTTATTCGATTAGTCTTTGGTTTTGTCAATTAAGCTGGTTTGAGAATCGCTTTACCCTTCATTTCATCATCTAAATTGCAGTTTTTcagtaatttatttatatattcctTGATCAGAACCActcaaatgaattttttttgactttttttgtCCTAGGAATATGCTTCTTTGCATTTATTCTACAACAACTAATTGTAGCAGTCTTAAATAAAGGTCCGCGAATGTGATTGGAGCTGCAATGCGACCATAATTGAGTCTGCATCGGCCGAATTTCACTGCAATTCTCCGAATATCAAAAATTTATATACAGACGCAACCGCTAATTAAAACCAGGTCATTACATCTGTTTGGCATGTAATctgataaaaatatttgatttgttatttGTTTCGCCTTTCTAAAATTTTCGATGGATTTTGCAGATATGTTCTTCTGTTGAAAGTTTGAAGCTAAGATTCATTCAAGCTATGAAAGAAAATATGGATGATGGAAATTCCGAGGTTTCTGATAAACTTTCAGATAATAATCTATTTTCAACTCCCGAATCTATGAAAACAGATACTGAATTACCTAAGGGCACTACCAAAACATGCACTCACACTCACACTTGTAATCCACCTGGTTTCGATTTTGACGATTCTATTCATACGCACACGTGTTTTCACACGCACACTCATGTTTTTGCTTCCGAAGACGACACGAATTCGAGACCAAAAAGGACTTCTTGTAATAGAGACGCTGTTAAGAAGTATAGGGAGAAGAAGAAGGCGCAGACGGCTTATTTGGAGGAAGAAGTTAAGAAGTTGAAACTTATTAATCAACAACTTATGAGGAGATTACAAGGGCAGGCGGTACTTGAAGCGGAATTGTTAAGGTTGAGGAACACTTTGGTTCAACTTAAGGGAAAAGTTGACTGTGAATTAGgttctttcccttttcaaaagAAGTGTTTCTCTTCTAGTGTTTATAAAGGAGATGCTAATTTGGTTTCGGCTTCTCAGGGAGTTGATCTTGAGTTATGTAGCAACGATACTTCTGATTGAAGGTGTGTTTGATGTTCGATATATGCTACATATGTTTACATTCAATTATTCTACTGTCTAAAAATATTATCGGCGTGTAAGTGATTTGTCTGTATCTGTGTCAATGTTTCATGGATGTTCGGTGTTTATAAAACTTGTCATTTTCCATCCACTTGCAGGATGGTCGTCGTCATCTAAGGTTAACACGTGTGCATGTGCAAACGACATGACTAGTACTGAAGAAAAGACTATGGACGCGTCGGATAATTTCATGTCATCTGCATATCAAATTGGATAACTATACACATATATATCTTTTGTGAGTTTTTGATCGGTTGTTATATATCTGTATCGTTGGCCCTTTGAATTGAAAGTGTGTCTAGTATTCGACTCATGTCATATCTATACCGACATGTTTTTCATTACTTGGTGATTATACTTTGAATTGAAAGTGTGTCTAGTATTCGACTCATGTCATATCTATACCGACATGTTTTTCATTACTTGGTGATTATATATCAGTGTCGTGTCAGGTGTCTGTGTGCCACTTGTGACACTGTTGTAGAGGTAATATAAGATACATATAATTACTTTCACTGTAAAAAACATGTTAGATAACTCATACATAACCTTACGTAATGAAGTTTGATTTCTACTATAATGTATAGAGTATGTATACAAaggatgagttttttttttttgtttatgaaaTTTGTACAGTATACTAGAATGTAAGAAGTGTTTTGCTTTTAGCTGAATGAACAAAGTTCCTTGTATGCTAAGTGTGTCCTAGTGAAGTCCATGTTGTATTGCACACATGTTTCTTATCATATCATTTATCtgattctgcattcattttatatttcacttttattttgtttttatataattGAGATGTCGTGGACTCGTACTTACAATTTAATAATATCTTTAAATTGCTATCAAGTGAGTTGAGTGTAAGATATGATGAGACTTTTAAATATTTGAGCATTCACCTCTAAGTTCAACATGACATTCTCCCTATTTTAATAATTCTCAAACTTCTCAGGGACAAATTTGAGTTAAAAAATCTGAACGAAATTTGCGATAATTCATTCAAAATTTTCAACAACAAAATTTTCGGTAGTTCATTCTTAGTTTTCGGAAACATACACTTCAAAATTTTTGATAAAAACGCATTTCGAAATTGCTGAAAAAAAATTTCATGATTTTTATTAGAAATTCCGAAATTATTTCCGGTAAAAACGAATAAATTGCTGGTGAAAATTTCATTAGTTTTTACTGAAAATTTttagtatttttcaaaaattttgatatagttttgaaatttttgaaaaaactcgtgaaaattatgattttttatcggaaatattgaaattttttcaaaatttccgatATAGTTTTAAAGTTTTCAATAAaaacttatattttttaaattcgataactttaaacaaatatataatgataaaaacatgtaatatggAATGGGAAAACTTAATTCTTCTAAATattgatataattttattttttattaagagtATGTCTTCTTATCATTAATAGGCTCAGCCTAACAATCTAGGGCCTAAAGC
This genomic interval from Vicia villosa cultivar HV-30 ecotype Madison, WI unplaced genomic scaffold, Vvil1.0 ctg.002409F_1_1, whole genome shotgun sequence contains the following:
- the LOC131638770 gene encoding basic leucine zipper 24-like, which gives rise to MKENMDDGNSEVSDKLSDNNLFSTPESMKTDTELPKGTTKTCTHTHTCNPPGFDFDDSIHTHTCFHTHTHVFASEDDTNSRPKRTSCNRDAVKKYREKKKAQTAYLEEEVKKLKLINQQLMRRLQGQAVLEAELLRLRNTLVQLKGKVDCELGSFPFQKKCFSSSVYKGDANLVSASQGVDLELCSNDTSD